A single genomic interval of Penaeus vannamei isolate JL-2024 chromosome 21, ASM4276789v1, whole genome shotgun sequence harbors:
- the LOC138865604 gene encoding late histone H1-like yields MAEKAVKKAGEAAGRPKYSQMVAAAIRALKERTGSSRQAILKYVVGVYGIEDEKRAGVQVRLALKKGVAGGSLVQVKGTGASGSFKLAKVEGKAEGKKPAAKKDGTKTKKELSKKPSAKRTSVKKPAAKKTPAKKVSAKKTAEKKPAAKKITAKKGVTKKPSAKKESQKKVTKVSSAKTNAKKSATKKTTLKQPSSKKIVKKSATKKTEKKSTNKKVIKK; encoded by the coding sequence ATGGCTGAGAAAGCTGTCAAGAAAGCCGGAGAGGCAGCTGGACGCCCCAAGTACAGCCAGATGGTCGCCGCCGCCATCAGGGCCTTGAAGGAGCGGACTGGTTCCTCCCGTCAGGCGATCCTCAAGTACGTCGTCGGCGTCTACGGGATCGAGGACGAGAAGAGAGCAGGCGTTCAGGTCCGGCTGGCGCTGAAGAAGGGCGTTGCTGGAGGGTCTCTGGTGCAGGTGAAGGGGACAGGGGCTTCTGGCTCCTTCAAGCTCGCCAAGGTGGAAGGCAAAGCGGAGGGAAAGAAACCCGCTGCTAAGAAGGATGGAACCAAAACCAAGAAGGAATTGTCGAAGAAACCGTCCGCGAAAAGGACCAGTGTCAAGAAACCAGCCGCCAAGAAGACTCCGGCAAAGAAAGTATCCGCGAAAAAGACCGCAGAGAAGAAACCAGCCGCCAAAAAGATCACAGCCAAAAAAGGTGTGACGAAGAAACCCAGCGCGAAGAAGGAATCACAGAAGAAAGTAACAAAGGTTTCCTCAGCGAAAACTAATGCGAAGAAATCTGCGACGAAGAAAACGACGCTCAAGCAGCCGTCTTCCAAGAAAATCGTCAAGAAGTCTGCAactaagaagacggagaagaaatccACAAATAAGAAGGTCATCAAAAAATAA
- the LOC113804682 gene encoding zwei Ig domain protein zig-8-like has translation MDTAGLSLLIIVALQSQVLGEVLIPPPPLVTNQPYFDSSMKDNQTAHVGRQAELHCRVHSVGNRTVSWIRGRDLRILAVGRYTYTTDLRYEALHQLGTNQWTLRIKSVQPRDQGTYECQISTKPIKVFTTFLTVLEPRGEILGAPDLYVQKASMINLTCVLYDLPEPPTYVLWYHSNKYHSLRNISYSSSRGGISMVVEKGPTTISYLLIREARDEDSGAYTCAPSNHNATSVSLHVLNGEHPAAIHTNSSVSSSAGGQGAVLVTTTLLRLLAHLWFSIT, from the exons TGGCGTTGCAGTCCCAGGTCCTCGGGGAGGTGCTCATCCCGCCGCCGCCCCTGGTCACCAACCAACCCTACTTCGACTCCTCCATGAAGGACAACCAGACGGCTCACGTGGGGCGCCAGGCGGAGCTCCACTGCAGAGTCCACTCCGTCGGGAACAGGACG GTCTCCTGGATCCGAGGCCGCGACCTGCGCATCCTCGCCGTGGGCCGCTACACCTACACCACCGACCTGCGCTACGAGGCCCTCCACCAGCTGGGCACGAACCAGTGGACGCTCAGGATCAAGTCCGTTCAGCCGCGGGACCAAGGGACGTACGAGTGCCAGATCAGCACGAAGCCGATCAAGGTGTTCACGACGTTCCTCACCGTCTTGG aaCCCCGGGGCGAGATCCTGGGCGCCCCCGACCTGTACGTGCAGAAGGCCAGCATGATCAACCTGACCTGCGTCCTGTACGACCTGCCGGAGCCCCCGACCTACGTCCTCTGGTACCACAGCAACAAGTACCACAGCCTCCGG aACATCAGCTACAGCAGCAGTCGAGGGGGCATCTCCATGGTCGTCGAGAAGGGACCGACGACCATAAGCTACCTGTTGATTCGAGAAGCCCGCGACGAGGATTCGGGGGCGTACACCTGCGCCCCCTCCAACCACAATGCCACCAGCGTCAGTCTGCACGTCCTCAACG GAGAGCACCCGGCGGCCATCCACACCAACAGCTCCGTCAGCTCGTCCGCGGGAGGCCAAGGGGCGGTGCTGGTGACGACGACGCTCCTGAGGCTGCTCGCCCACCTCTGGTTCTCCATCACTTGA